One Parachlamydia sp. AcF125 DNA segment encodes these proteins:
- a CDS encoding sodium-dependent transporter: MSNHSSDTWNKQSGYIWSLIGSAVGFANVLAFSAQVYKNGGGAFLIPYFIALLSLGVPMLLLEGLVGYQWKLPIVSAYGKVLGKKGKMLGWLAILSCLTIGGFYIVLTGYSVAYTYFAATNQIPEDSQTFFLHSFLKVTPSIREMGSLSWTILISTLAVCVATWFVLVRNVKDGIEKICTLFMPLMACIMAFLAVIMLCLPGGMNGLLFYLKPDFSKLLDPTLWRDVFGQLFFSLSLGLGIIVGYSRHTSQNTNIATAMIWVALGDFAVSFISGLAIFACLAHVSYVQQIPFDSILSTDSTFDIGFILFPTMLKFFGAPFSTIMGVIFFACIFIAGITGVFSIVESIAGNVEVEFAFTRKKAVTMTTAILGLFGVIFCMGNGSHIINALAPMVLGINMLIGGLALIATFQYRSKTIRENPLWYKGSQLTIYAYMLRYFAPCVLACILVGNLLQEFDGFNIDKGVRWGWLAGAVFLSACLVLSTTYGWCLRRKSLFKAKTPEAVGFE, from the coding sequence ATGTCCAACCATTCATCCGACACATGGAACAAACAGTCGGGCTATATTTGGTCATTAATTGGTTCAGCTGTTGGATTTGCTAACGTTCTGGCCTTTAGTGCCCAAGTTTATAAAAACGGCGGAGGGGCATTTCTTATTCCTTATTTCATCGCGCTCCTTAGCCTTGGCGTTCCCATGTTGTTGCTCGAAGGTTTGGTTGGATATCAGTGGAAACTGCCTATTGTGAGTGCTTATGGAAAAGTGCTAGGTAAAAAAGGCAAGATGTTAGGCTGGCTTGCCATTTTGAGCTGCCTGACAATTGGGGGATTTTACATTGTTTTAACTGGTTATTCGGTTGCGTATACCTATTTTGCTGCAACTAACCAAATTCCAGAAGACTCCCAAACATTTTTTCTCCATTCTTTCTTAAAAGTCACCCCTTCCATCCGAGAAATGGGCTCTCTTTCCTGGACGATTTTGATTTCTACGCTGGCTGTTTGCGTGGCCACTTGGTTTGTACTAGTGAGAAATGTGAAAGATGGAATCGAAAAGATTTGCACCTTATTTATGCCTTTAATGGCATGTATTATGGCTTTTTTGGCAGTGATCATGCTTTGCTTGCCTGGGGGGATGAACGGATTGCTTTTTTATTTAAAACCTGATTTTTCCAAATTACTCGATCCGACATTGTGGCGAGATGTTTTTGGCCAGCTTTTCTTCAGCCTTTCTTTAGGATTAGGCATTATTGTAGGTTACTCCCGTCATACCAGCCAAAATACAAATATTGCCACAGCTATGATTTGGGTTGCTCTGGGAGACTTTGCTGTTTCCTTTATCTCAGGATTGGCAATTTTTGCGTGCTTAGCGCATGTCAGTTATGTTCAACAAATTCCTTTTGATTCCATCCTCTCCACCGATTCAACTTTTGACATTGGGTTTATTCTATTCCCTACCATGTTAAAGTTTTTTGGAGCCCCTTTCTCTACTATCATGGGAGTGATCTTCTTTGCCTGCATTTTTATCGCAGGGATTACAGGTGTGTTCTCTATCGTAGAAAGCATTGCCGGAAACGTTGAAGTAGAATTCGCCTTTACTCGCAAAAAAGCCGTAACGATGACCACCGCTATTTTAGGCCTATTTGGAGTGATATTCTGCATGGGCAATGGATCTCATATTATTAACGCGCTTGCGCCTATGGTATTAGGGATTAATATGTTAATTGGTGGATTGGCCTTAATTGCCACCTTCCAATATCGATCAAAAACCATCCGAGAAAATCCCCTATGGTATAAAGGCTCCCAATTGACGATATACGCCTATATGCTGCGCTACTTTGCCCCCTGTGTGCTAGCTTGCATTTTAGTGGGCAACTTGCTTCAAGAATTTGATGGATTTAATATAGATAAGGGGGTGCGATGGGGCTGGCTAGCAGGGGCTGTTTTCTTGTCCGCTTGCTTAGTTCTTTCAACCACATATGGCTGGTGCCTGCGACGCAAATCCCTCTTCAAAGCAAAGACGCCAGAAGCAGTGGGTTTCGAATAA
- a CDS encoding NADH:flavin oxidoreductase/NADH oxidase has protein sequence MKEEMGHLPFPPKRPKRIAPQREHSGTDLFSPLKIRGITLKNRIAMSPMCQYCAKEGMPNDWHLVHLGSRAAGGVSLVMVEANAVTQKGRITPFDMGIWHDDHVSPHSRLVEFIQSQGAVPAIQLAHSGRKGSRDVPWRGGNFLKTACEGGWKTVAPSPLPFIETDPWPEELNEAGIQEILNSFESACKRALKAGYKIIEIHSAHGYLLHQFLSPLSNHRTDQYGGSLENRMRLPLQVAQRLRAIMPENLPLFVRISGTDWVEGGWDIHQSVVLAKSFQEVGVDLIDVSSGGMVPQAQIPLKRGYQVPLARQVRENAKILTGAVGLITEPHYANQIVIKGNADLVFIGRELLREPYWALKAEYAIANQLPAWPIQYGYAVEAS, from the coding sequence ATGAAAGAAGAAATGGGCCATCTACCTTTTCCCCCTAAGCGTCCCAAGAGAATCGCACCTCAGCGAGAGCATTCAGGGACAGATTTGTTCAGCCCTTTGAAAATTCGAGGCATTACTTTGAAAAACCGAATTGCGATGTCCCCCATGTGTCAATATTGTGCTAAAGAAGGTATGCCAAATGATTGGCACTTAGTGCATTTGGGAAGTCGTGCAGCTGGAGGCGTTTCTCTGGTTATGGTAGAAGCTAACGCAGTGACACAGAAGGGAAGGATCACCCCTTTTGATATGGGGATTTGGCATGACGACCACGTCAGCCCACATTCTCGCCTAGTCGAATTTATTCAAAGCCAAGGGGCCGTGCCTGCAATCCAGTTAGCCCATTCGGGAAGAAAAGGGAGTCGGGATGTCCCCTGGAGAGGAGGGAATTTTCTAAAAACAGCTTGCGAAGGTGGATGGAAAACAGTGGCTCCCAGCCCCCTTCCCTTCATTGAAACCGATCCATGGCCTGAAGAACTAAATGAAGCAGGAATTCAAGAGATCTTAAATTCTTTTGAGAGTGCTTGTAAAAGGGCTCTAAAAGCCGGATATAAGATCATCGAAATTCACTCAGCGCACGGATATTTGCTTCACCAATTTCTCTCTCCTCTCAGTAACCACCGCACAGATCAATATGGAGGGAGCTTAGAAAATCGGATGCGTTTACCTTTGCAGGTGGCCCAAAGGTTGCGCGCAATAATGCCTGAGAATCTTCCTTTATTTGTGAGAATTTCGGGAACAGATTGGGTAGAAGGGGGATGGGATATCCACCAATCTGTGGTTTTGGCAAAAAGTTTTCAAGAAGTAGGGGTAGACTTAATAGATGTTTCCTCAGGTGGAATGGTTCCCCAAGCTCAAATTCCTTTGAAAAGGGGTTACCAAGTTCCGCTAGCAAGACAAGTGCGGGAAAACGCTAAAATTTTAACGGGCGCTGTGGGTCTGATTACTGAACCTCATTATGCCAACCAGATTGTAATTAAGGGTAACGCGGATTTAGTGTTTATCGGGAGAGAATTGTTGAGAGAGCCTTATTGGGCCTTGAAAGCAGAATATGCCATAGCTAACCAATTGCCAGCTTGGCCTATTCAGTATGGATATGCAGTTGAAGCGAGTTAG
- a CDS encoding NUDIX domain-containing protein produces MQAFQIAPLTVTAFIIKKGEPCDQYLILRRCSSHFCGSWQPVTGSIEKGETAWEAALREIQEETQLQPDRFYAAEVVEIYYEVYRDAVVTVPVFVAFIETPQEVTISPAEHDAFLWLPYEEALSYLEFSEQRRVLTHIHENFICRKPSELLRLQHLQNVETP; encoded by the coding sequence ATGCAAGCCTTTCAAATTGCACCTCTCACAGTTACAGCGTTTATCATAAAAAAAGGGGAGCCTTGTGATCAATATCTTATTCTCCGCAGATGCAGCTCTCATTTTTGTGGAAGCTGGCAACCTGTTACGGGTAGCATAGAAAAGGGGGAAACAGCTTGGGAAGCAGCCCTGCGTGAAATTCAAGAAGAAACCCAGCTTCAGCCAGACAGATTTTATGCGGCCGAGGTTGTGGAGATCTACTACGAAGTTTATCGTGACGCGGTTGTCACCGTTCCCGTTTTTGTGGCCTTTATCGAGACTCCCCAAGAGGTGACCATTTCTCCAGCAGAGCACGATGCCTTTTTGTGGTTACCTTATGAAGAAGCACTCAGCTATTTAGAATTCTCTGAGCAACGGCGCGTTTTAACGCATATACATGAAAATTTTATATGTCGTAAACCTAGCGAATTGTTACGCCTTCAACACCTACAAAACGTGGAAACCCCTTAA
- the htpG gene encoding molecular chaperone HtpG — MEVENQFCNKIIKTKVDIMVTKTLEIHSENILPIIKRWLYSDKDIFIRELVSNACDAIHKVKILQDKGELTASSDEPFRISLHIDKEKRTLSFVDNGIGMDAEEVQKYIAQIAFSSAEEFMEKYKSHNETDQFIGHFGLGFYSAYMVASKVEINTLSYKEGAEAVRWICDGSAQYELEVGTRTKRGTEIILHVDKDSEEFLEPARIRQILNHYCSFLPYPVYLEDSHINHEEPLWIKSPSECTAEDYLKFYRHLYPMDPDPLFWVHLNVDYPFHLKGILYFPKLNRDFDISKNTVKLFCNRVFVSDNCKDVIPNYLMALRGVIDSPDIPLNVSRSYLQMDRTVRQLANHISKKVADSLAALYRNERERFLECWADVGQVVKLGILEDEKFYEKAKSFLVWKNVSGEWTTVEEYLERNQAKIKDKVFYTKEDDHLSPFAEVYHKQGIEILAASSPFDPYLIQFLEGKLSPVIFKRIDSDIDESILDKEKEKTLLDADGRTEAGKLADFIRSKLDNEQVEVEAKSLAAESVPGVVVIDEQQRRIRDYMRNLDPKDASRVKGFMDKRKLVVNTNSPFVSLVQKLDQIQPELTGDLVKQIYEMALLSQKEMDPAELKEFLGRNTRLLEKLAEKLINTKQP; from the coding sequence ATGGAAGTTGAAAACCAATTTTGTAACAAAATTATTAAAACTAAGGTCGATATTATGGTCACTAAAACTTTAGAAATTCACAGTGAAAATATTCTTCCTATTATCAAAAGGTGGCTTTATTCGGATAAAGATATCTTCATTCGCGAACTTGTTTCGAATGCCTGCGATGCGATCCATAAAGTCAAAATTTTGCAAGATAAAGGGGAGTTGACAGCAAGCTCGGACGAGCCTTTCCGCATTAGCCTTCACATTGACAAAGAAAAAAGAACGCTTTCTTTCGTGGATAATGGAATCGGGATGGACGCGGAAGAAGTGCAAAAGTATATTGCCCAGATTGCTTTTTCTAGCGCAGAAGAATTTATGGAGAAATATAAGTCTCATAATGAAACTGATCAATTCATAGGGCACTTCGGTTTAGGTTTTTACTCTGCCTACATGGTAGCAAGTAAAGTAGAAATCAATACCCTTTCTTATAAAGAAGGAGCTGAAGCGGTACGTTGGATTTGCGACGGCTCTGCCCAATATGAATTGGAAGTAGGCACGCGTACCAAACGGGGAACAGAAATCATTTTACACGTGGACAAAGATAGCGAAGAGTTTTTGGAGCCTGCGCGGATTCGCCAAATCTTAAATCATTACTGCTCCTTTTTGCCTTATCCTGTTTATTTGGAAGATTCCCATATTAACCACGAGGAGCCTCTGTGGATTAAATCTCCCTCAGAATGTACTGCGGAAGATTACCTAAAATTTTATCGACATCTTTATCCTATGGATCCTGATCCGTTGTTTTGGGTACATTTAAATGTCGATTATCCTTTCCACCTAAAAGGGATTCTTTATTTTCCAAAACTCAATCGAGATTTTGACATTAGCAAAAATACGGTTAAACTCTTCTGCAATCGGGTTTTTGTATCGGATAACTGCAAAGATGTGATCCCGAATTACCTGATGGCCCTAAGAGGCGTGATTGATAGCCCCGATATTCCTTTAAACGTATCACGCAGCTATTTGCAAATGGACCGTACAGTTAGGCAGCTAGCCAACCACATCTCCAAAAAGGTGGCGGATAGTTTGGCAGCCCTGTACCGTAATGAAAGAGAGCGCTTTTTAGAATGTTGGGCAGATGTGGGGCAAGTTGTAAAGCTTGGAATACTAGAGGATGAAAAGTTTTACGAAAAAGCTAAAAGTTTCTTAGTATGGAAGAATGTAAGTGGAGAATGGACAACAGTAGAAGAGTACCTTGAGCGCAATCAAGCCAAAATTAAAGATAAGGTCTTCTATACCAAAGAGGATGACCATCTTTCCCCGTTTGCGGAGGTCTATCACAAGCAAGGAATCGAAATTTTAGCTGCTAGTAGCCCTTTTGATCCTTACCTCATCCAATTTTTGGAAGGAAAGCTTAGTCCGGTTATTTTCAAGCGGATAGATTCTGACATCGATGAAAGTATTCTCGATAAAGAAAAAGAAAAAACGCTTTTAGATGCAGATGGCAGAACAGAAGCTGGAAAATTAGCGGATTTCATACGCTCCAAACTTGATAATGAACAGGTAGAAGTTGAAGCGAAAAGTTTAGCGGCAGAGTCTGTTCCAGGGGTTGTTGTCATCGATGAACAGCAACGGCGTATACGCGATTATATGCGCAACTTAGATCCAAAAGATGCTTCAAGAGTTAAAGGTTTCATGGATAAACGCAAACTTGTCGTTAACACAAACAGTCCCTTTGTATCATTGGTGCAAAAGCTGGATCAAATTCAACCTGAATTGACAGGTGATTTGGTTAAACAGATCTATGAAATGGCTTTATTATCGCAAAAAGAAATGGATCCTGCTGAATTAAAAGAATTCTTGGGAAGAAATACTCGGCTCCTTGAAAAATTGGCAGAAAAATTAATTAATACCAAACAACCGTAA
- a CDS encoding type III secretion system chaperone — translation MQLEEILLEYGRRKGIGKLELNGEGICRLIINKTYTVSFEKSVFENGFFIYSSVGILPIDKEKELSIAALTGNLFGKETGKAQLGYEPNNRALVLFTFISQDGLNYSKFNSYFEEFIYYMLYWVSKFEELQNETKKLPHPINEINKNIFYA, via the coding sequence ATGCAATTGGAAGAGATATTGCTAGAGTACGGCAGAAGAAAAGGAATCGGAAAATTAGAGCTCAATGGGGAAGGAATTTGCCGTCTAATCATTAATAAAACCTATACGGTTAGTTTTGAAAAATCGGTTTTTGAGAACGGTTTTTTTATTTATTCATCCGTAGGGATTTTGCCTATCGACAAAGAAAAAGAATTGTCGATCGCAGCTTTAACAGGGAATTTATTTGGCAAGGAAACTGGTAAAGCTCAGTTAGGATATGAACCGAATAACCGAGCTTTAGTTCTTTTTACTTTTATTTCACAAGATGGACTAAATTATTCAAAATTTAATTCTTATTTTGAAGAATTTATTTACTATATGTTATACTGGGTAAGTAAGTTTGAAGAATTACAAAATGAGACTAAGAAACTTCCCCATCCTATAAATGAAATAAACAAAAATATTTTTTACGCTTAA
- a CDS encoding ATP-binding cassette domain-containing protein: MPSAIQVKNLSFYYQSAGILNNCTFEIQANEFIGIIGPNGGGKTTLLKLLLGFLKPSSGNIEIFGHSPGINSHRKAYVPQAVRFDPQFPISVFEVVLSGRLASLPWYGRYSQKDKKLAAEALERVGIAKMLYNQAYGKLSGGQAQRVLIARALVAEPEILFLDEPTASVDAQAESDIFNLLSELKGSMVILMVTHNLKAAISQVQRVLCVQGTVLSLKPEEVCEHFGIGLYHTPLIKLK; encoded by the coding sequence ATGCCCTCTGCCATTCAAGTGAAGAACCTTTCCTTTTATTACCAGAGTGCTGGCATCCTCAACAATTGTACTTTTGAGATCCAAGCGAATGAATTTATAGGCATTATTGGCCCCAATGGAGGGGGAAAAACCACTCTTTTAAAACTTCTCTTAGGCTTTTTAAAACCCTCTTCAGGAAATATTGAGATCTTTGGTCATAGCCCGGGAATCAATTCCCATCGGAAGGCCTATGTTCCTCAAGCTGTACGCTTTGATCCTCAGTTTCCCATATCGGTTTTTGAAGTTGTCTTATCCGGAAGACTAGCTTCCCTCCCCTGGTACGGACGATATTCCCAAAAGGACAAAAAATTAGCTGCCGAAGCCCTTGAGCGGGTGGGAATAGCTAAAATGCTGTATAACCAAGCATACGGAAAATTATCGGGTGGGCAAGCGCAAAGGGTTTTAATTGCACGCGCACTGGTTGCGGAACCTGAAATTTTATTCCTGGATGAGCCGACTGCCAGCGTGGATGCGCAGGCAGAATCGGATATTTTTAATTTATTGAGCGAGCTTAAAGGCTCGATGGTCATTTTAATGGTCACTCACAATCTTAAGGCAGCTATCAGCCAAGTGCAGCGCGTCCTATGTGTACAAGGGACTGTACTTTCTCTTAAACCGGAGGAAGTTTGCGAACATTTTGGAATCGGCCTTTATCATACACCTTTGATTAAGTTGAAGTAA
- a CDS encoding gamma-glutamylcyclotransferase family protein, with protein MQLSSDLPHLYFAYGSNLSYEFLKERLKNGEWLDEWHREGVLEGQPPLDLGTYILDDYEFSYSLNVTPFGEEGTSGNIIPKKGSQVYGVVYQLSDAHLAELDRTEDIPEAYKRVAVQVHKCATKVLGNFPLGESLTAWVYVGNSKYIQIEENPNREYVNLLIHSAFERLFPREYIDQYLQAKYPNEILESATV; from the coding sequence ATGCAATTATCATCAGATTTGCCACACCTTTACTTTGCCTATGGTTCTAACTTAAGTTACGAGTTTCTTAAAGAGAGACTAAAAAATGGAGAATGGCTCGACGAATGGCATAGAGAGGGGGTATTAGAGGGACAGCCGCCCCTTGATCTCGGCACCTATATCCTTGATGATTACGAATTTAGCTACTCGCTAAATGTCACCCCTTTTGGCGAGGAAGGGACTTCAGGAAATATCATCCCTAAAAAAGGATCTCAGGTGTATGGAGTGGTGTATCAACTTTCCGACGCGCATCTTGCGGAATTAGATAGAACAGAAGATATTCCCGAAGCCTACAAGAGAGTGGCAGTACAAGTACATAAATGCGCCACCAAGGTTTTAGGCAATTTTCCCTTGGGGGAATCTTTAACTGCATGGGTATATGTCGGAAATTCCAAATATATTCAGATAGAAGAAAATCCAAACCGTGAATATGTCAATCTTCTTATTCACTCAGCATTTGAACGCTTATTTCCCCGCGAATATATTGACCAGTATCTTCAAGCCAAGTATCCAAACGAAATATTAGAATCGGCAACCGTATAA
- a CDS encoding metal ABC transporter permease produces MSFFDALMANSLLLSALLAGLAASIVSGIIGSYVVVKRIVFISGSISHSVLSGIGFCLWLQRSQGITWASPLMGALISAILAALVIGWIHLHYRQREDSVIAAIWAIGMAVGILFISQTPGFNVELTNFLIGNILWVSPTDLYILFGLDIFVLLLVLLFHTRFLVICFDEEQAHLQGVPVNFLYILLLILTAISIVLLIEVVGVILVLTMLTVPAAIANLLTSRLSSMMCIAVILSMMFCLIGTGTAFHLDWPAGASIALVAGITYLVALLLFPLSSRSLIYKVKNRA; encoded by the coding sequence ATGTCTTTTTTTGATGCCCTCATGGCTAATTCTCTGCTCCTGTCCGCTTTACTCGCGGGTTTAGCTGCCTCGATTGTAAGCGGCATCATTGGCTCTTATGTGGTCGTTAAACGCATCGTTTTTATTAGCGGCAGCATTTCCCATTCGGTTTTAAGTGGAATTGGCTTTTGTCTTTGGCTACAACGTTCCCAGGGGATCACTTGGGCCTCTCCGCTAATGGGGGCATTGATTTCAGCTATTTTAGCAGCTCTTGTGATAGGCTGGATCCATCTTCATTATCGACAAAGAGAAGATTCTGTAATAGCTGCTATTTGGGCGATCGGAATGGCGGTGGGGATTCTGTTTATCTCCCAAACCCCCGGCTTTAATGTGGAATTAACCAATTTTTTAATTGGCAATATCCTCTGGGTTTCCCCCACAGATCTCTATATCTTATTTGGGTTGGATATTTTTGTCTTACTCCTTGTGCTTTTATTCCATACCCGTTTTCTCGTCATTTGCTTTGATGAAGAGCAAGCTCATTTACAAGGGGTCCCTGTTAATTTTCTTTATATCCTGCTTTTGATTTTAACTGCGATTTCGATTGTTTTACTGATCGAAGTGGTGGGGGTCATTTTAGTTTTAACCATGTTAACTGTCCCTGCTGCCATTGCGAATCTCTTGACTTCACGCCTCTCCTCCATGATGTGTATTGCAGTCATCTTGAGTATGATGTTTTGCCTGATTGGAACAGGCACAGCGTTTCATTTGGATTGGCCTGCAGGAGCTTCCATCGCCTTGGTCGCCGGGATCACTTACCTGGTGGCTTTGCTCCTTTTTCCCTTGTCCTCTCGTTCTTTAATTTATAAAGTTAAAAACAGAGCGTGA
- a CDS encoding metallophosphoesterase family protein produces MQAHLYLIASLFFFLAPFIHLEGATPICVYLTWRDDPLTTMTVQWITALEQTDDLLQFCRFDKQAEWQSVTGSHTQMPLDFPYLLHRAELTHLDPGTAYCFKLGAEEKIYQFRTMPASLEEPLNFVVGGDVYHDRMEYVIQMNRQAASLNPQFALIGGDIAYSEALHNKRWIEWLSAWEKTMVTSEGRLIPLVPSLGNHDVEGGFNQNPEKAPFFYALFGVPGYRALDFGKYLSLIILDSGHTHPIEGEQTQWLAKTLHEREAIWHKFALYHIPAYPCVRQYQYPYSVQVRSNWGTVFEQFGLHAAFENHDHAYKRSHPLKNRQVVPSGVLYIGDGAWGVKKARAPKKPKRAWYLAFTAQKRHFIYVTLSKAKREYRAVDHRGVVFDSIAQPVMQAQKADMASKG; encoded by the coding sequence ATGCAAGCTCACCTTTATCTCATTGCTTCTCTTTTCTTTTTTCTTGCCCCTTTTATCCATTTGGAAGGTGCAACCCCTATCTGCGTTTACTTAACTTGGAGAGATGATCCTCTGACAACTATGACTGTTCAATGGATTACAGCCTTAGAACAAACAGACGATTTACTTCAATTTTGTCGCTTTGATAAACAAGCCGAGTGGCAATCTGTTACAGGCTCTCACACCCAAATGCCCTTGGATTTTCCTTATCTGCTTCACAGGGCCGAGCTGACTCACTTAGATCCTGGCACTGCTTATTGTTTTAAGTTAGGGGCCGAGGAAAAAATTTATCAATTTAGAACCATGCCTGCGAGCTTGGAAGAGCCTCTTAATTTTGTCGTGGGAGGAGATGTTTATCACGATCGAATGGAATATGTGATCCAGATGAATCGGCAAGCCGCTTCTCTAAATCCTCAGTTTGCTTTGATTGGCGGTGATATCGCTTATTCAGAAGCCCTTCACAATAAACGCTGGATTGAATGGCTATCTGCGTGGGAGAAGACCATGGTTACTTCAGAGGGGAGGTTGATTCCTCTTGTTCCGAGCCTTGGAAATCACGATGTGGAAGGGGGATTCAATCAAAACCCCGAGAAAGCTCCTTTTTTTTACGCCTTATTTGGGGTGCCTGGTTATCGCGCGCTTGACTTTGGAAAGTATTTAAGCCTTATCATCTTGGATTCAGGGCACACTCATCCTATTGAAGGCGAGCAAACACAGTGGCTAGCTAAAACTCTACATGAGAGAGAGGCAATATGGCACAAATTTGCCCTTTACCATATTCCTGCTTATCCATGCGTACGTCAGTACCAATATCCGTATAGTGTGCAGGTGCGTTCGAATTGGGGGACGGTATTTGAACAGTTTGGCCTACACGCAGCCTTTGAAAATCATGATCATGCTTATAAACGCTCACATCCTTTGAAAAATCGACAAGTGGTGCCCTCTGGCGTTTTATATATAGGAGATGGCGCGTGGGGAGTAAAAAAAGCGAGAGCTCCCAAAAAACCGAAAAGAGCCTGGTATTTAGCCTTTACAGCGCAAAAGAGACATTTCATTTATGTGACTTTATCTAAAGCCAAAAGGGAATATAGAGCAGTAGATCATAGAGGGGTTGTTTTTGATTCGATTGCGCAGCCTGTTATGCAAGCACAAAAGGCTGATATGGCCTCTAAGGGGTAA
- a CDS encoding zinc ABC transporter substrate-binding protein, which translates to MRMAFISVLAFFSFIFSHSTAQAKPTVLVTIAPHKFFVEKIGGSTVEVQLMIPAGADAHTYEPTPRQVMSANSADIWFFIGEAFEARAKNALLAHKPSLLLVDMRQGLEMISATSCCQHHQGCCHASGEDLHFWLSPKEAQQQAKTIASALIEKYPANTEVYKQNLLHFLEELEALDARIRLILKEAKNRVVMVAHPAYAYFARDYQLTQLPIEHEGKDPSPQQLTKVIKHARKEKIKTVFSQAQYSHKVAQLIANEINAQVVILDPYAENYLCNLERIAHSFAEN; encoded by the coding sequence ATGCGCATGGCTTTTATTTCAGTTCTTGCCTTTTTCTCTTTCATATTTTCCCACTCCACAGCACAGGCTAAGCCCACTGTTTTGGTTACAATTGCTCCGCATAAATTTTTTGTAGAAAAAATTGGAGGAAGCACAGTAGAGGTACAATTGATGATCCCAGCGGGAGCCGATGCCCATACATACGAACCCACTCCGAGACAAGTGATGTCAGCCAATTCAGCAGATATTTGGTTTTTTATTGGGGAAGCTTTTGAAGCGCGTGCCAAAAATGCTCTTTTAGCGCATAAGCCTTCTCTTTTACTAGTCGACATGCGACAAGGCTTGGAAATGATCTCCGCAACCTCCTGTTGCCAACACCATCAGGGTTGCTGCCATGCATCGGGAGAAGATCTACACTTCTGGCTCAGTCCAAAAGAAGCTCAGCAGCAAGCCAAAACAATTGCAAGTGCTTTAATTGAAAAATATCCTGCCAATACAGAAGTATATAAGCAAAACCTTTTACATTTTTTAGAAGAATTAGAGGCCCTTGATGCTAGGATTCGCCTAATTTTGAAAGAGGCGAAAAATCGGGTAGTCATGGTGGCACACCCCGCGTATGCTTATTTTGCACGCGATTATCAGCTTACTCAGCTCCCTATCGAGCATGAAGGAAAAGACCCAAGCCCTCAACAGTTAACTAAAGTGATTAAACATGCCCGCAAGGAAAAAATCAAAACAGTTTTTTCCCAAGCGCAATACTCGCATAAAGTCGCTCAATTGATAGCTAATGAAATAAATGCTCAGGTTGTCATTTTGGATCCTTATGCCGAAAATTATCTCTGCAATTTAGAACGCATTGCGCATTCCTTTGCTGAAAATTAA